The sequence GACCTTGTGTATTCTTATGGTGGAAAAATAACAGAGATCATCAAGTCAATTGGTGTTGATCCCTCTAAGATCATAGAGCTTCCTTCAGGTGTAGAAGAATCTATCTTAGCAGGCAGCATTCATCCCGTTAAAGACAAACTAAAATTTGTTTTTCTTGGTCGTTACGAAAGAAGAAAAGGCATTGAAGAATTAAATACAGCCATTCAATTACTTTTTGCATCGGCACAGCCTGTGAATGCAGAATTTCATTTTATCGGGCCTATCCCTTCTGACAAAAGACTGCAAAATTCAAATGTTGTTTATCACGGAGAAATCCGCGACAAGGCCACTCTTCAAAATTTATTGCGCAGCTCCGACATTCTTATTTGTCCCAGCTGGGCTGAAGGTATGCCAAACGTTATTCTCGAAGCCATGGCTAACGGCCTGGCTGTTGTGGCCACAGATGTTGGTGCTACAAATGTGTTGGTAAGCGAAGCAACCGGCTGGCTTCTTAAAAATTCAGATGCCGGTGAAATAAGATCCGTGATAGATCTTATCCTGGCCACAGACCCGTCTGTGATCTCCTCTAAAAAACAAAAAGCACTTCAGCTTATGAAAGATCACTTTACCTGGGAAAAACTTATCGAATCTTTTCAAAAAGTCT is a genomic window of Sphingobacteriaceae bacterium containing:
- a CDS encoding glycosyl transferase family 1, with protein sequence MRVALITDGIWPYVLGGMQKHSYYLCKYLAQKQVYVDLFHFNSSNYDVTKLEFFTEEEKKFITSYTVPFPASFPFPGHYLYNSYRHSKLIYELVKDKLDTYDLLYTKGFTGWYLINQKYKGKIKAPKIAVKFHGYEMFQKPPDLKIKLQHIFLLRNPVRSLSKKADLVYSYGGKITEIIKSIGVDPSKIIELPSGVEESILAGSIHPVKDKLKFVFLGRYERRKGIEELNTAIQLLFASAQPVNAEFHFIGPIPSDKRLQNSNVVYHGEIRDKATLQNLLRSSDILICPSWAEGMPNVILEAMANGLAVVATDVGATNVLVSEATGWLLKNSDAGEIRSVIDLILATDPSVISSKKQKALQLMKDHFTWEKLIESFQKVLQA